A region of the Aphelocoma coerulescens isolate FSJ_1873_10779 chromosome 1, UR_Acoe_1.0, whole genome shotgun sequence genome:
gagcccaaccccaagaatcaaaagaaataaaaccacaaggcagaagaatacgcatgctctaaaaaggcgaaaccaaggagtggccatgcagaacagctccgggaaaagtttgaatatgcatagagaacagacagtaaaaatggtataaaaaaggactcacctcaagcatcaggtgtgctcttggcagagcgccaaggcacccggccattacctctttgctttattttatgtgtctcttattgtctttatattaaaccctttaaattctcacaggagagtgaacctcgctTTTCACACTGGCAGGACTGGCTCTGTGTGACACAGCAGCAACACCTGGTCCCTTCTCACACAAACCACCCCTGCAGCCTCCTCTCTACCAGAACCTCGCCCACAAAGCCCACACATATCACGCAGACATTTGCTGGTTATCTCACAGCAAGATGCTTGAGGTCAACTCTGAATGGGGCTTTGGGCAACCTGGACTACTGGAAGGTGACCCTGCcaatggcagggggctggaactagatggtctttaaggtctctttcaacccaaaccattctgtgattctatgattcaatcAATGAGCTTAAAAGAGCTGCTGAACTGAAAGAGCAGCTACACAGCTTTCTTTTACTAAAAGGCAAGTGCTCTGTGTTTGCTGATGCTTTTCTGTTAGCAGTGTCTGTCAATAGCATGCAAGAAAGCAGTTCCTGTCAGAAAAGTAAACACACTTACTTTATCCCTTCAAGGTGAATGTGAAATTCTAGCAGTGGCTGACAATCTTAACTGCTTTCCAAAAGATTTTCACGCCAAAAATTATACAAGtgtgtgtcataggttagcaagcatagtcctggaagggatgtccttgctaaggggtgcttacagcttcctctgggacctgacagaacctatcagctggccagtttgaatatggacaattgtttaagccacttaaagttgtgaccgcctctgtgatacacatttaagaatagacaaactcccccccaagctctctctcatttctggtgctggcacaggtggctgcgggccccgtgtgggggccagtgggctcggccaggccctgcttgggccaggccaggctgggccacggccatcctggagccatgggcctgttccagccatggaaccctgcctcccctccccgccccactgccttgccgtgggcagtcggagcagcttggctctcccccctctccacttggataagaaaaattcaacattccagctgcaaagctgcaaggccgaggtgagattaacccttttactgctgtgaagagctgaaaacctgagggaagagagagaggagatgcttaaagctgaaagtctgttgtgaagctatgatatgtcagagtatcccgttgtaatttcatgaagatatggggggtggagcgttcaacccgtaagcaaaagcacctgcgctgagataggcagatgctgacgcagctgtaatttcatgagaagtttggacagggagagatggaccagatgaggacttttgctccaaacaggaaaggagaaaacctcagttcctagagatgctcccagagatagtcctaacgatgaagatgaggaagaccctttgctcccagggaaggagaagggcctctggtttttgttcctgaatggctcaaccttaaaattgtaccccaaaaaacttcaagagtggaccctcgaaagcagttgtgggaaaaactGCAAGtcggggaagggactcacaggcgagcagagagactcctcttcctaaatggactgaacaatatttggaagtgggcggctgtctcgttgtgataatgttttcacaGCACGAGCAAGatgagacttctctttctaaatggactgaacaaggttattatggaagtggtaaacagactgaacatcttaagggttgtctttttacattgtcagtgggagaagggaggaaggtggggggaggaggagagttctgaaggtggcataattttttttcccttcttttaggtctgttaataaactttatattctttcaagtttggtgcctgctttgcatttctcctaattcttctctcacagaagataaacaggaaTGAGTactttagaccaaaccactacagtgtGACACATCCAAAAACTCTCATGCAGGTAGACTTCCAACATTTGGAAACAGACTGTCCAAACCCATTTTAAAACTTTCAAAAGAAGAGCTTCTGTGCATTTTGGACCCATTTGttaaacatataaaatataGAACAATATTTGATTGGTTGGAATATTTTGACATCAGGGAAGTTGGCAATTTACAGCTGAATTTCAGCAAAGAACTTTGCGGATGTGGTAGTGGGGAAGCCATTCAGAGCGAGTatcaaaagaaactgaacacagAGCCAGGCCTTTGAATCACTGTGTCACAAAGTGATAAATCTAGAGTTTAAGAAAGTAATGAAGTGTGTTGAATCATGTTGCTCTCACCAAAAACAATtactaataatatttttaatgagaACAGAAAAAGAGTTTGTACCAATACAAAAGTAAAATGATTTTTACAATATTGTTTATTTGATCTTGAATTATTTCAATCCTTATTTTGATGTGTTTTATAATAAGCATCAGTAAATAATACGTACATAACACATACAGAGGTACATGTATAATACATCAACAAATATACATATATCTGAGGTGGATGCTCACAAAGTTTTACTCCGACAGGTGCATGATCAAAAAGGTTTGATCACTGCCCTAGGCAATCACTGATCACATTAAGCATTGGGAAATGCAATCCGCTCAAAGGAACAGCCTTGAAAACACCTCAGAATTTCTCCTTTGATCACTGCCCACAGCTTCTTACTGTCCTGCTGACAGCTACTTGTGTCCCTGCGTTTATAAGAGCCTGTTGATGTGCTCTGGGCTGCAGATAAAATGTGAGTCCCAAAGCTTTTCACTAAGCCCAAGCCTCTCCACTCACCTGTTTCTTGTTGTCTGTGGAAAGTGTTTGAATTCACTTCTTTTAGCACATACAAAGAATTCTATAAGCATGGATGTTCCATATGGGAGCAAAATTGACTCAATTAACACTTGTGCCGTTGCTCCTGTATGTAATGCTGTATATTGCCAGAACTTAAATTCCCTAGGCAAAATCCACATCTTTTCAGGAGGCTGGTGAAAAATTGGCAAGTGAAACACTCTGGCaaaagaactttccttttctctgtcctTATCTTTCTGCAAATTTATTGTTCTTTTCTGGATCATTCAGAGGGAGCATGCAAAGATAATGATAATGCTTAAAAATCTgcacacacaaaagaaaaacatgataATCCTCTTTGGAACAGCTATTTGAATATATCTGATATAGAAAAGGAGATGACCCAGGATAAGAAGAGGCAGTGGCAATTATTTCATACCCACTTGGAAACCATCAACAGTGCGAGACATGGCTAGATTAAGGCATCAGACATAAAAAAACCAATCTAGGCATGTAAAGCAGGACATCAGACACTGGACTGCAAACGTGAGGATGGAAAAACTCCACTTAAGCTGCTGCACAACCCTTCCAATGCAAATCCCTTCACCAAACTGAAAACACTGTAACTGAATCTTTATCCAATTTGCATGCTTAGTCAAATCATCTGGGCTTTCAACTCCAAAAACAACATgtaaaatagcagaaatattAAATGACATTAGGATACTCCTGCCTCTGAGATAAATAGGTGAGCATTGCCCATAACAGCTCCTCggagctggcagtgcctggCAGATCTGAGGCTTTCAGGGGCCCAGGAGAAGCTGAGCAATAATTGCAAGCTCTTGAGTTGCAATGGTCACATCTTTTGCTCTCCTTTGTCTATCAATTGCCATAATTGAATCCATGGCAGGAATTCTAGGAGATGGAATTATCTTGGCTGTCAGTGCATCTAGCTGCATTGGGAGCAAAACATGGTCTCCATATGATATGATCATGATCTCTCTGAGTTCATCTAGAATCCTTTTGCACTCCTGGACTATACTGGATTTTTTCATGAGTACATTTTCTGAACACTTGTATCGTGAAGAAAATGTAATTGTAGTTTCCGATACAGCTTTTATATTTCTGAACTGCTCTGGTCTCTGGTTTGGTGCCTGGCTCAGTGTCTTCTATTGCATCAAGGTTGCCAGTTTTACACAGCCTTTCTTCATCTGGATGAAGCAAAGAATTGCCAGGCTGGTACCCTGGATGCTGCTCACATCATGGCTCTACTCCTTTGCAGCTGCAATTCCCTTTGCCTTAGATGTCTACAATGGGCACAACAACTTCACTGCTCCTTTACCCATGACAAACTCTTCAGCAATGAGAACCACAAGGAAAGACAACTTGACTTTATTGATTTATCTCTGTAATGCAGCTATAAGTTTGCCTTTAATACTGTCTGTTGTTTCAAGTGTCCTGCTGATTCAGTCTCTGTGGGTACACACCAGACAGATGCAAAATAATGCAAGTGGCTTCAGGGATCCCAGCTTAGAGGCCCATACCAGTGCCATCAAGTCAGTCTGTTCCTTCCTCATCCTTTACATTACATATTTTACTTGTTTGCTTCTTCTCTTAAGCAgtactttttcatttttaagtgaTGAGGAAACCATATGTATGGTTATAATGGCTGCCTGTCCCACTGGACACACATTGGTCTTAATTTGGAGCAATCCAAAATTTCGAGAGCTGACAGCTAGGATTTGGCACTACACTAAATGTCCACTCAGAACCACATCCATGTAAAAGACATGGGCTTAGCCTGGGCTTTCTAGTTTAGATCCAAATGAATTAAATTGACGTCATCAAAAGAATAAAGTCATAGACACTGGGATGAGTAGATCAGAGCCCTGATCTGGAATCCCGAAGAAGGTGGAAATTTGCTTGACTGGGATGTGAGTCTTGTTACGAAGTGTGAGTTGTCTCCTGTTTgctgtattttctattttccttgGAAATAATCATGGTTTCTCTAAGACAACAGAAAAACAAGGCCACGAATCAGATGCCAGCATTATTCAGGAAAGAACAAGAAGGCCTTTTGATCTTCCTGCTCTTGCTGAAATAGCGATCAGTACCAGTGCATTATTGTTACATCAGGACTGGAGCTTTGGGACCCTTTCCAGCTGCAGTGGGagtttatttacttttaaactGACTGTCCCTGAAGCATACATGACTTGAGCCTTGTGTTCACTAAGCCCATCCTGATGTAAAACATCAGGCTTGGATGTTGTCAATCAGTTTGCAGCAATTTGACCTGAGTTTGTGACAGAATTGTTTtacttcaaaaattaaaaaataccaaGTTAAAGGATATCTTGCGTCGGAGTCTTCCTTCCCCTCATGATAGAAACTGTTTCACAGGTGACAGGAATGGCTTGCAGGAACATTTTTTATGCCATTTAACAGACCTGCTGAAAATTCAGAACATGGCAATGACACCCCAGCATGCCATTGTCAGCACCATTGAAACCTGCTGGTTCCCAGCTCAGCACAATGAACATTAACTAAGCAGAAGGACATCAGGCAAATCATGTTCTCTTGTACCTCTTTCCAGTGaacatccaggaaaaaaaaactcacAGAATTTTCTAGGAAACTGCTCACATGTAACATGAAACAATGAGGCCAACATTTGAAACAAATCTCTTTCCTGTTAAAGACACTCTTCTGGATTTCTATAAtttaatgataaaaataatCATCAGTGAGTAATTCAAAGAAAGACAGCAGTCtccatttattttctaaagcaCAGGCTTTTCCAAGCAACGAAACAGTAATTTGATTAGAGTCATTAGCTCAAGGCAAGAAATGCAAATATCTACAGGAGAAATCACTACATGATCCTTCTCTGATTTGCATTCCCAGAAGCACAGCTGGAATTTTCATAATGGAAATTCTGAACTACATACAATGGACTCAGTTTTCAGTGCCCATCAcaacaggatttaaaaaaaaaaagcaaaacctgaGTGCCAGGCTGTACTGCTTGAAAAAGTCTCAGAATTTCTCCTTTGATCACTGTCCACAGCTTCTTACTGTGCTACTGACAGCTACTTTGTGACTGCATTTCTGAAGAGCCtttgtgtgttttcttctgtgttctATCCTACAGATAAAATGTGAGTCCCAAAGCTTTTTACTAAACCCAAGCCTCTCCACTCACTTAGTAGGCCTCATTTTCTTGGATGTGGAAAGTGTTTGAATTCAATTTTTTTAGCAAATATAACGGAGTTTTAAAAGCATGGATGTTCCATATGGGAGCAAAATTGACTCAATTAACACTTGTGCTGTTGCTCCTGTGTGTAATGCGGTATATTGCCAGATCTTAAATTCATTAGATAAATTCCACTTCTTTTCAGGAGGCTCATGAGAAGTGAGCCAGTGAAGTACTCTGGTAaaaagattttccttttttctgtcctTATATTCCGACAAATTTATTGTTCTCTTTCAGGAGACTCAGAGGAACCACACAATCATAATTACAACTCTTAAAAATCTCcccataccaaaaaaaaaaccaggacaaGCCTCCTTCCAGCAGCCATTTGAAGATACCTGGTAAAGAAAAGGAGCTGCCTTAGAATTAGAAGATGCCACAGTAATTACTCTTACAAACTTTGAATTGATAACACTGCAAGACATGGCTAGATTAAGGCATCAGACATAAAAAAACCAATCTAGGCATGTAAAGCAGGACATCAGACACTGGACTGCAAACGTGAGGATGGAAAAACTCCACTTAAGCTGCTGCACAACCCTTCCAATGCAAATCCCTTCACCAAACTGAAAACACTGTAACTGAATCTTTATCCAATTTGCATGCTTAGTCAAATCATCTGGGCTTTCAACTCCAAAAACAACATgtaaaatagcagaaatattAAATGACATTAGGATACTCCTGCCTCTGAGATAAATAGGTGAGCATTGCCCATAACAGCTCCTCggagctggcagtgcctggCAGATCTGAGGCTTTCAGGGGCCCAGGAGAAGCTGAGCAATAATTGCAAGCTCTTGAGTTGCAATGGTCACATCTTTTGCTCTCCTTTGTCTATCAATTGCCATAATTGAATCCATGGCAGGAATTCTAGGAGATGGAATTATCTTGGCTGTCAGTGCATCTAGCTGCATTGGAAGCAGAACATGGTCTCCATATGATATGATCATGATCTCTCTGAGTTTGTCTAGAATCATTTTGCATTCCGGGAGTATACTGGTTTTGTTCGTGAGTACATTTTCTGAATACTTCTATCgtgaagaaaatatatttgtagTTTTCAATACAGCTTTTATATTTCTGAATTGCTCTGGTCTCTGGTTTGGTGCCTGGCTTAGTGTCTTCTATTGCATCAAGGTTGCCAGTTTTACACAGCCTTTCTTCATCTGGATGAAGCAAAGAATTGCCAGGCTGGTACCCTGGATGCTGCTCACATCATGCCTCCTCTCCTTTGCAGCCGCAATTCCCTTCGCCTTAGATGTCTACAATGGGCACAACTTCACTGCTCCTTTACCCATGACAAACTCTTCAGCAATGAGAACCACAAGGAAAGACAACTTGACTTTATTGATTTATCTTTGTGAGGCAAGTACAGCTTTGCCTTTAATACTGTCTGTTGTTTCAAGTGTCCTGCTGATTCAGTCTCTGTGGGTACACACCAGACAGATGCAAAATAATGCAAGTGGCTTCAGGGATCCCAGCTTAGAGGCCCATACCAGTGCCATCAAGTCAATCTGTTCCTTCCTTATCTCCTACATTACATATTTTACTTGTTTGCTTCTTCTCTTAAGCAgtactttttcatttttaagtgaTGCGCAATTAGTGTGTGAAGCTGTAATGGCTGCCTGTCCCACAGGACACACATTGGTCTTAATTTGGAGCAATCCAAAATTTCGAGAGCTGACAGCTAGGATTTGGCACTACACTAAATGTCCACTCAGAACCACATCCATGTAAAAGACATGGGCTTAGCCTGGGCTTTCTAGTTTAGATCCAAATGAATTAAATTGAATTCATCAAAAGAATAAAGTCATAGACACTGGGATGAGTAGATCAGAGCCCTGATCTGGAATCCCGAAGAAGGTGGAAATTTGCTTGACTGGGATGTGAGCCTTGTTACGAAGTGTGAGTTGTCTCCTGTTTgctgtattttctattttccttgGAAATAATCATGGTTTCTCTAAGACAACAGAAAAACAAGGCCACGAATCAGATGCCAGCATTATTCAGGAAAGAACAAGAAGGCCTTTTGATCTTCCTGCTCTTGCTGAAATAGCGATCAGTACCAGTGCATTATTGTTACATCAGGACTGGAGCTTTGGGACCCTTTCCAGCTGCAGTGGGagtttatttacttttaaactGACTGTCCCTGAAGCATACATGACTTGAGCCTTGTGTTCACTAAGCCCATCCTGATGTAAAACATCAGGCTTAGATGTTGTCAATCGGTTTGCAGCAATTTGACCTGAGTTTGTGACAGAATTGTTTtacttcaaaaattaaaaaataccaaGTCAAACGATATCTTGTGTTGGAGTCTTCCTTTCCCTCAtgacagaaatatttcacaGGTGACAGAAATTGCTTGCAGGAACATTTTTTATGCCATTTAACAGATAGTACATCTTCTCTCCAAAGCTTTCTTTGCATAGAATTAAGTTAAATACTTACCAGTTCATTAACATGCATTTGGGAATCTAGGAGGGAAAGCCGACAGAAATACTGGAAGGCACCTTATAGGGTCAATCTCCTGGGAGATCTTTCTGTCTGTAACTGACCAGCTAACTAACTATTAGCATATGAATAAAAATATCTTCAACGTGCATTTTATACACTGTATACTAAATCCCTGCGTTCTATTGGGTAAATTATAACTTTGGTCAGGATTTtttctgggaaagaaaataatatcccctgtactagtaggaaaatgaCAGCTACGAGGATTATGATCCTTTGATGTCATGCATCTTGTCTCAGAGGAAgcattcttcttttttctctcttctgtctGGAAGCTGAAGGTTGGTTTGGTTCCCCCACCTTAAACCTACCAGTTTGCAACCTGAAGAAAGTTTGAAAGTCATGGACTCAGACCCTTCCAAAACAGCCAAACTATGTCCACACACACCAGTGCCACATAACTGCAATGGCAGCTCGATTCAAGTCTGGAACAGGAAATCAAATcagtaaacaaacaaaattcagagctcatcctgctctaACACTGCAGGAAGGTCATCATGCAAATCATGTTCTCTTGTACCTCTTTCCAGTGAacatccaggaaaaaaacctcacaaaattTTCTAGGAAACTGCTCACATGTAATATAAAACAATGAGGCCAACATTTGAAACAAATCTCTTTCCCATTAAAGACACTCTTCTGGATTTCTATAAtttaatgataaaaataatCATCAGTGAGTAATTCAAAGAAAGACAGGAGTCCCcatttattttctaaagcaCAGGCTTTTCCAAGCAACGAAACAGTAATTTGATTAGAGTCATTAGCTCAAGGCAAGAAATGCAAATAACTATAGGAGAAGTCATTACAGGATCTTTCTCTGATTTGCATTCCCAGAAGCACAGCTGGAATTTTCATAATGGAAATTCTGGAAGACATCTGATGGACTCTGCTTTCAATTCCCATCAGAACACTATTTAAGAATTTATAGCACATGTACATGTTGGCAACTGGGCACATTATATGATGGTCCTTTACCAGCTCTGCATGCACATATTGAAATGAAAGGCAGGAATGGAACATTTAACTGGATAGTGTCTTAAACCAAAATACACAGCTATTCAAGGGACATAGTTTCTTCATCAAAATTCCTTTTCTTCCATCTCAGTGGAGTTTAGTTTGTTGAGATATGGAAGTGCAAGTGTTACTCATGCCTACAAGTTGCAAGAGTCTTACACAAATTTTGTTGCTTATTCAGGCAAATGTACTGAGCTCTTTTTGTACCTTTTACTTATGCAGTGAAATCTCTTAGAACAGTATCTTTGTTTTATGAAGGGAAGTTAAATGATGCTACCTGCACTTAGCCtttgaattattttcatttatccTTTGAAATGGaattactttcctttttttgacaCCTGGAACACCGTAGTAGTGTTGAAAGAGCTCAGTAAATTGAATAAATTTCAAATGTCAAGCTCAgagttgaaaaaataaaattctattaTCTTCAAGCAATTGCACACATATGTAAATATGTGTATATTAAATCAATTTAAAATGCAGGACGGGCAGAAATTTCAGTTCAGCTATGACAGCATATATGTGTTTGTGAAAGCCCAGGAGCAGTTAACATCAGTTGCttgaaaaatgaaggaaatttcTGCTTAAGGTCATTGTCAGCAAATCACTGTTTGTTTTTACCACAGTCACAGAAAGGGTGTATCTACAAGTACATCTTACACTCATGGATTCCCAGATCACTTATTTtacgggggaaaaaaagagacctGAATAGAAAACCTCGTCATTCGGTGTTACGGAAGTTCAGCTTGCTAAAAAGTCACCAGCAAGTGTATCAGTAAAAATCAGATTTAATACTAAGCAACAGCATGACAAAGTTCATTGGCAAGGTTCACTCACTAGCCAGTTAAGGCACAACAAGGGTAAAAAAGCAATAAACAAAATGCActcaaaacagaaatgaacCAAGAactatctgtgtgtgtgtgtatgtttgtgCGTGTGACAAAAGGATAGAAAGGGCAAGGATAAAAAGGAATACAGTCTAAAAGCTTAACAGCACTCAATTTTAACAGTACTTAAACTTAACTTGTACCTTAAATGTAACAATTtagcaaaggaaaaatacttAACAGCATTTAACATAATTTAGCTTATACCTTAAATTAAACAATTTAGCAAAGGAATAACATGCAACAGCATTTAACTCAGCTTATAACTCAAATGAAACTTGCTTACAGGCCTAAATTACTTAGATATCTTAGGTACTTAAACACCTAAGAGAGCAGCGTTTCTCCCCTTTTGCCATAGCATAAGCACACTTGTATGCACACAGGCATAAAGAGTCAGTGCAAGGTACCTGTGAAAAAATTCCCCTTGAAGGTAGTGAAATACTCACTTCAGATGCCTTTGCATCTCCTCCATGGGCAAAGGGTTAAGCCTTGAGGAGTGGGGGTATCAGCCCAGGATCCATCGTTCTTTGGCGATCTCCGAGTGCAGCAAACGAGAGTTCGCTGGCTCTGAGAGGCCCCGCTCAGAGGGAGGTCGCTGGTCACAGCCACTGCGGTCCAGGAGAGCTCCAAGGGTCTCAATTTGGACTGCTGTTTACAGGCCACAAGAGAGTGGGCCTCAGTCATAACAATGTTCCATCCTGGCCGCACTTCCAGTTGGCAACTTTCTTTCAAAGTGTGGGAACAAGGACGTTATGCcattaaggcaaaaaaaaatagtttccaGGGCTTTTCATAAAAAAAACAGGAGCTTGTTAGGCAGTACCAAGCTCCTGGGAGCACTCAGTGCTTCTGATAAGCTCAAGAGAAGCTGGGCCCAAGTGCTGCTCATCAAGGCAGAGGCCTAACGAGCATTTCTCACATCACAGTGTGGCCTGACAAGGCAGGCGGCTGGGGAGATGAACCACCACACCCAACAGAAAGCTGAAGGGACAGACATCAGCCTAAACAATCTAAGAGGAAAGAGCTACCAAATCCTTTTCCCACATTGTCTGAACAAAAGCTAAGAAGATCCCACCGCATAAGAATAAGGCATGAAATAACTTGCGCTCTCAAAAGTGGGAAGAGTGTTGCAAGGGAAGATAAACATGACACACAGTCTTGGTACAGGACCAAGAGAACAAAAGGATCAGAGAAAAGCCGAAGGGAACTAGGTAGACTATTGTATAACAGGGTACAAGAGACCAGTAGGACAAagggaattaattaattaattaattggtgGAGCTTTCCTTAATTATCTGTTGCTTTACCTCAGCATCCAATTACATGTTTCTTCATCATTTATGTTGGGCACCACCAAAATTTTCAACTCCTGGACAGGCAGAACAGTCTTCAGTGTTTGACACACTCCTTCCAAccagaggcagaagcagaaggACACATTATGTATCCCTAAGGGGATCCAATCACTTTGCTTTACTGAATCAATTTTATACAACCTTCAGAGCCTTGGTTATTAGTACTACTCAGGTTGACTCTATTCTATGTGTATGATGCTCAATTTTTCTTTTAGTCTCTTCAGACAGCAGTCACAAAGCAGATGCAGTTTAATTAATACAGCTTGCACTGAATTCATGGGGTTTTTATTGCCTGTTCTTTCTGGGCACAGTATGGAATTTTAAAGGAAGATGATCCACAGGTTAAACATAGAAAGAGTTAAATGAATATGCAGGCAACCAACAGAATATGCAAAGAGCTGTTTACTGTAGTTTGCATCCTTGTGATTACTGGTTGGGCTTTTACAATCAAAGCATTCTATCCTCAGCtaagagaaatggaaaaagctATTGGATTTTTGAGGCTTTCCTGGACATCCACAACTTTGTCTTTTTCTGCGTATATACCTTAAGAGCAATGCTATTATCCTGATTTGAGTTTGATTACTGCCTATACACAGATGATACATGTGCAATGTGACAAATAACACAGCATCTTGAAAATATGCCTGATACATTTgtatataataaaaaaattataaaacccTCCAAATATTAGTAAAAAGTGACTAATCATATGTGATGCCTAAATTTTCAGTGCTGAAATTATtgccttctaaagatatagtcATTCTTCTATTTTTCAAATATGAAAATTTAAGGATTCAATCAGCCATACGTAATAGCAGAATTTGCAAATCTTGAACAGATTTTCTCTTTCTATATATCAAGATATGTGACACAAGGTTTACTGCAAATTCCATTTTCCTTGACAGAAGATTATGCCATGGGGAAAGAGCACAAAAAATATTGACTTCAACATCTTTTATTACTTAAGAGGCTATTTTATTgcaatacatttttaattaataaatagCTATTCACAAAGCAAATACACTTAGCTTGCACTAATACACTagcttccctctctctttctttctgtctcacATGCAGATGCACACACACTCATAGCAACCTGTAATGGAAttccaaaaggaaaacagatttaaatTATTAGCAATAATCTCTTACCAGTgctgaaggaagaaaatatgCAAAGATTGCAAGCAGCAGTAGAATGTTGATTAATGAGTGATTTGCATCCCTCAGAGCACATCTGAAATCCCTTTATTAAGCTAGAACTGTGGTGTTGtgatggtttgggctggagaaACTGTGGGTCTGGAGACCTACTACCAGAGAGACCTAGTCCACTGTTTTTAATTTGTGCCTTCAGAATCAGGGATGAAAGATTTAAATATTCAGAGGAAAAGTTTAGAAACCTTATCTTACAAAAAGGGATAAATACAGACATACATGTCATCTGGTTCCTATTGAAACTTGAATCATTTTGCTCTAGAGAACTGAGATGCtgacatttaattaaaaactaGATGTGACCTCACTATTCTTTAAAGCAAAGGTCAGAGCATAATCTGCCATAATTTATCCAAATTTTCAGTGGCCATTGGATCAGTTGTTCCATTGTTAGCT
Encoded here:
- the LOC138119431 gene encoding taste receptor type 2 member 40-like translates to MVTSFALLCLSIAIIESMAGILGDGIILAVSASSCIGSKTWSPYDMIMISLSSSRILLHSWTILDFFMSTFSEHLYREENVIVVSDTAFIFLNCSGLWFGAWLSVFYCIKVASFTQPFFIWMKQRIARLVPWMLLTSWLYSFAAAIPFALDVYNGHNNFTAPLPMTNSSAMRTTRKDNLTLLIYLCNAAISLPLILSVVSSVLLIQSLWVHTRQMQNNASGFRDPSLEAHTSAIKSVCSFLILYITYFTCLLLLLSSTFSFLSDEETICMVIMAACPTGHTLVLIWSNPKFRELTARIWHYTKCPLRTTSM
- the LOC138119437 gene encoding taste receptor type 2 member 40-like; its protein translation is MVTSFALLCLSIAIIESMAGILGDGIILAVSASSCIGSRTWSPYDMIMISLSLSRIILHSGSILVLFVSTFSEYFYREENIFVVFNTAFIFLNCSGLWFGAWLSVFYCIKVASFTQPFFIWMKQRIARLVPWMLLTSCLLSFAAAIPFALDVYNGHNFTAPLPMTNSSAMRTTRKDNLTLLIYLCEASTALPLILSVVSSVLLIQSLWVHTRQMQNNASGFRDPSLEAHTSAIKSICSFLISYITYFTCLLLLLSSTFSFLSDAQLVCEAVMAACPTGHTLVLIWSNPKFRELTARIWHYTKCPLRTTSM